A window of the Carcharodon carcharias isolate sCarCar2 chromosome 29 unlocalized genomic scaffold, sCarCar2.pri SUPER_29_unloc_9, whole genome shotgun sequence genome harbors these coding sequences:
- the LOC121274119 gene encoding myelin-associated glycoprotein-like isoform X3: protein MGEVGLILIFISLLQALHGAWFKYWYRWKYTIAYTKDPNYAMATFVGRAKIIGDLERKNCSLRIDSLRAEDSDVYYFYVDAEGYIDHTFTEPVQLQILDAPDKPVIVLLKDLQEGTPAHIICKCLYTCPDNHPNLTWSELLTSSVSTITENGGDVSALLTFNPSFKHHGRTLRCTCDYPQTSHRVVNSVTLSVKYSPHNTSVSMTLEKGKVISLSCSSDGNPAVHNFTWFKTCQGKVTNLALAGQTITVPYGFEEEISYYCEATSILGSSQSLPIRIPTEYTPQNLSITSLDMINASWINIIEGNSAVIVCYVESFPASNLTWRHLNVPMNRTSSNNELWLVIPHVTSRDTGDYQCVAENEHGAVEGFITIAVEHAPQNLSITSLDMINASSINIIEGNSAVIICSVESFPASNLTWQHLNVPMNKTSSNNELWLVIPHITSRDTGDYQCVAENEHGAVEGFITITVERRDSNEWKAGLLGAGICLSVGLSGFFIFMCVRKGSSTGRGHSAQAERMGSSPPGEQSDRYWKRGEGKAGIKSNHCVDEYRGPVYENCERGWALRNQKKDEKDLEMKSIRGLNPDTDDDLYANCDFAEYSVYGNL from the exons ATGGGAGAGGTCGGTCTGATATTGATCTTCATCAGCTTGCTGCAAG CACTGCACGGAGCTTGGTTTAAATATTGGTATAGATGGAAATATACCATCGCATACACCAAAGATCCCAATTATGCGATGGCCACATTCGTGGGACGTGCTAAAATAATCGGCGATTTGGAAAGGAAGAATTGTTCGTTGAGGATTGACAGTCTCAGAGCTGAAGACAGTGATGTGTATTACTTTTACGTGGATGCGGAGGGCTACATAGATCACACTTTTACAGAACCAGTCCAACTCCAGATTCTTG ATGCTCCAGATAAGCCAGTTATCGTGCTCCTGAAGGATTTACAGGAGGGGACTCCTGCACATATCATCTGTAAATGCCTCTACACCTGCCCTGATAACCACCCCAATCTAACCTGGAGTGAATTGCTGACTTCCTCGGTCAGCACCATCACAGAGAATGGTGGTGATGTTTCCGCTCTACTGACCTTTAACCCTTCGTTCAAGCATCATGGACGAACTCTCCGCTGTACGTGTGACTACCCTCAAACCAGCCATCGAGTGGTCAACTCAGTTACTCTGAGCGTAAAGT ATTCTCCTCACAACACGTCTGTCAGCATGACACTGGAAAAAGGAAAGGTGATTTCTCTAAGTTGTTCCAGCGACGGGAATCCAGCAGTCCACAATTTCACCTGGTTTAAGACCTGCCAAGGAAAGGTGACGAATCTGGCGCTCGCTGGTCAAACTATTACGGTTCCTTATGGATTTGAAGAGGAAATCTCCTACTACTGTGAAGCAACAAGTATCCTGGGCAGTTCCCAGTCTCTGCCCATTAGAATTCCCACTGAAT ACACACCACAGAATCTCTCAATTACTTCTCTTGATATGATTAACGCTTCATGGATCAATATAATtgaggggaattctgcagtgatcgTCTGCTATGTCGAGAGCTTCCCAGCTTCTAATCTGACGTGGCGAcatcttaatgtcccaatgaacagaacaagttccaacaatgagctgtggttggtgattcctcacgttacatccagggacactggagactatcagtgtgtggcagagaatgaacatggagcagtggagggATTCATAACCATTGCTGTGGAAC ATGCCCCACAGAATCTCTCAATTACTTCTCTTGATATGATTAACGCTTCATCGATCAATATAATtgaggggaattctgcagtgataatctgctctgtcgagagcttcccagcttctaacctgacGTGGCAAcatcttaatgtcccaatgaacaAAACCAGTTCCAACAATGAGTTGTGGTTGGTGATTCCTCACATTACTTCCAGGGACACTGGAgactatcagtgtgtggcagagaatgaacatggagcagtggagggATTTATAACCATCACTGTGGAAC GGCGAGATTCCAATGAATGGAAAGCAGGATTGCTTGGAGCTGGAATCTGTTTGAgtgttggactgagtggattCTTCATCttcatgtgtgtgagaaa agggagcagcacaggaagaggtcattcagcccaagcagAGCGTATGGGCAGTTCCCCCCCAGGCGAGCAGTCGGACAGGTACTGG AAGAGAGGCGAGGGGAAAGCAGGAATCAAATCGAACCATTGTGTTGATGAATATCGAGGTCCTGTTTATGAAAACTGTGAGCGTGGTtgggctttgaggaatcag AAGAAAGATGAGAAGGATCTGGAAATGAAATCTATCCGCGGACTCAATCCTGATACAGATGATGATCTTTACGCAAACTGTGATTTTGCCGAGTATTCTGTTTATGGGAATTTATAA
- the LOC121274119 gene encoding myelin-associated glycoprotein-like isoform X4 produces the protein MGEVGLILIFISLLQGVTSEGWSMKALPRRAISSSCVVILCSFDFPSHSYTALHGAWFKYWYRWKYTIAYTKDPNYAMATFVGRAKIIGDLERKNCSLRIDSLRAEDSDVYYFYVDAEGYIDHTFTEPVQLQILDAPDKPVIVLLKDLQEGTPAHIICKCLYTCPDNHPNLTWSELLTSSVSTITENGGDVSALLTFNPSFKHHGRTLRCTCDYPQTSHRVVNSVTLSVKYTPQNLSITSLDMINASWINIIEGNSAVIVCYVESFPASNLTWRHLNVPMNRTSSNNELWLVIPHVTSRDTGDYQCVAENEHGAVEGFITIAVEHAPQNLSITSLDMINASSINIIEGNSAVIICSVESFPASNLTWQHLNVPMNKTSSNNELWLVIPHITSRDTGDYQCVAENEHGAVEGFITITVERRDSNEWKAGLLGAGICLSVGLSGFFIFMCVRKGSSTGRGHSAQAERMGSSPPGEQSDRYWKRGEGKAGIKSNHCVDEYRGPVYENCERGWALRNQKKDEKDLEMKSIRGLNPDTDDDLYANCDFAEYSVYGNL, from the exons ATGGGAGAGGTCGGTCTGATATTGATCTTCATCAGCTTGCTGCAAG GAGTGACGTCAGAGGGATGGTCTATGAAGGCGCTGCCTCGGAGGGCCATCAGCAGCTCTTGTGTGGTTATTCTGTGTAGCTTTGACTTTCCTTCCCACTCTTACACAGCACTGCACGGAGCTTGGTTTAAATATTGGTATAGATGGAAATATACCATCGCATACACCAAAGATCCCAATTATGCGATGGCCACATTCGTGGGACGTGCTAAAATAATCGGCGATTTGGAAAGGAAGAATTGTTCGTTGAGGATTGACAGTCTCAGAGCTGAAGACAGTGATGTGTATTACTTTTACGTGGATGCGGAGGGCTACATAGATCACACTTTTACAGAACCAGTCCAACTCCAGATTCTTG ATGCTCCAGATAAGCCAGTTATCGTGCTCCTGAAGGATTTACAGGAGGGGACTCCTGCACATATCATCTGTAAATGCCTCTACACCTGCCCTGATAACCACCCCAATCTAACCTGGAGTGAATTGCTGACTTCCTCGGTCAGCACCATCACAGAGAATGGTGGTGATGTTTCCGCTCTACTGACCTTTAACCCTTCGTTCAAGCATCATGGACGAACTCTCCGCTGTACGTGTGACTACCCTCAAACCAGCCATCGAGTGGTCAACTCAGTTACTCTGAGCGTAAAGT ACACACCACAGAATCTCTCAATTACTTCTCTTGATATGATTAACGCTTCATGGATCAATATAATtgaggggaattctgcagtgatcgTCTGCTATGTCGAGAGCTTCCCAGCTTCTAATCTGACGTGGCGAcatcttaatgtcccaatgaacagaacaagttccaacaatgagctgtggttggtgattcctcacgttacatccagggacactggagactatcagtgtgtggcagagaatgaacatggagcagtggagggATTCATAACCATTGCTGTGGAAC ATGCCCCACAGAATCTCTCAATTACTTCTCTTGATATGATTAACGCTTCATCGATCAATATAATtgaggggaattctgcagtgataatctgctctgtcgagagcttcccagcttctaacctgacGTGGCAAcatcttaatgtcccaatgaacaAAACCAGTTCCAACAATGAGTTGTGGTTGGTGATTCCTCACATTACTTCCAGGGACACTGGAgactatcagtgtgtggcagagaatgaacatggagcagtggagggATTTATAACCATCACTGTGGAAC GGCGAGATTCCAATGAATGGAAAGCAGGATTGCTTGGAGCTGGAATCTGTTTGAgtgttggactgagtggattCTTCATCttcatgtgtgtgagaaa agggagcagcacaggaagaggtcattcagcccaagcagAGCGTATGGGCAGTTCCCCCCCAGGCGAGCAGTCGGACAGGTACTGG AAGAGAGGCGAGGGGAAAGCAGGAATCAAATCGAACCATTGTGTTGATGAATATCGAGGTCCTGTTTATGAAAACTGTGAGCGTGGTtgggctttgaggaatcag AAGAAAGATGAGAAGGATCTGGAAATGAAATCTATCCGCGGACTCAATCCTGATACAGATGATGATCTTTACGCAAACTGTGATTTTGCCGAGTATTCTGTTTATGGGAATTTATAA
- the LOC121274119 gene encoding myelin-associated glycoprotein-like isoform X2, translating to MGEVGLILIFISLLQGVTSEGWSMKALPRRAISSSCVVILCSFDFPSHSYTALHGAWFKYWYRWKYTIAYTKDPNYAMATFVGRAKIIGDLERKNCSLRIDSLRAEDSDVYYFYVDAEGYIDHTFTEPVQLQILDAPDKPVIVLLKDLQEGTPAHIICKCLYTCPDNHPNLTWSELLTSSVSTITENGGDVSALLTFNPSFKHHGRTLRCTCDYPQTSHRVVNSVTLSVKYSPHNTSVSMTLEKGKVISLSCSSDGNPAVHNFTWFKTCQGKVTNLALAGQTITVPYGFEEEISYYCEATSILGSSQSLPIRIPTEYTPQNLSITSLDMINASWINIIEGNSAVIVCYVESFPASNLTWRHLNVPMNRTSSNNELWLVIPHVTSRDTGDYQCVAENEHGAVEGFITIAVEHAPQNLSITSLDMINASSINIIEGNSAVIICSVESFPASNLTWQHLNVPMNKTSSNNELWLVIPHITSRDTGDYQCVAENEHGAVEGFITITVERRDSNEWKAGLLGAGICLSVGLSGFFIFMCVRKGSSTGRGHSAQAERMGSSPPGEQSDRYWKKDEKDLEMKSIRGLNPDTDDDLYANCDFAEYSVYGNL from the exons ATGGGAGAGGTCGGTCTGATATTGATCTTCATCAGCTTGCTGCAAG GAGTGACGTCAGAGGGATGGTCTATGAAGGCGCTGCCTCGGAGGGCCATCAGCAGCTCTTGTGTGGTTATTCTGTGTAGCTTTGACTTTCCTTCCCACTCTTACACAGCACTGCACGGAGCTTGGTTTAAATATTGGTATAGATGGAAATATACCATCGCATACACCAAAGATCCCAATTATGCGATGGCCACATTCGTGGGACGTGCTAAAATAATCGGCGATTTGGAAAGGAAGAATTGTTCGTTGAGGATTGACAGTCTCAGAGCTGAAGACAGTGATGTGTATTACTTTTACGTGGATGCGGAGGGCTACATAGATCACACTTTTACAGAACCAGTCCAACTCCAGATTCTTG ATGCTCCAGATAAGCCAGTTATCGTGCTCCTGAAGGATTTACAGGAGGGGACTCCTGCACATATCATCTGTAAATGCCTCTACACCTGCCCTGATAACCACCCCAATCTAACCTGGAGTGAATTGCTGACTTCCTCGGTCAGCACCATCACAGAGAATGGTGGTGATGTTTCCGCTCTACTGACCTTTAACCCTTCGTTCAAGCATCATGGACGAACTCTCCGCTGTACGTGTGACTACCCTCAAACCAGCCATCGAGTGGTCAACTCAGTTACTCTGAGCGTAAAGT ATTCTCCTCACAACACGTCTGTCAGCATGACACTGGAAAAAGGAAAGGTGATTTCTCTAAGTTGTTCCAGCGACGGGAATCCAGCAGTCCACAATTTCACCTGGTTTAAGACCTGCCAAGGAAAGGTGACGAATCTGGCGCTCGCTGGTCAAACTATTACGGTTCCTTATGGATTTGAAGAGGAAATCTCCTACTACTGTGAAGCAACAAGTATCCTGGGCAGTTCCCAGTCTCTGCCCATTAGAATTCCCACTGAAT ACACACCACAGAATCTCTCAATTACTTCTCTTGATATGATTAACGCTTCATGGATCAATATAATtgaggggaattctgcagtgatcgTCTGCTATGTCGAGAGCTTCCCAGCTTCTAATCTGACGTGGCGAcatcttaatgtcccaatgaacagaacaagttccaacaatgagctgtggttggtgattcctcacgttacatccagggacactggagactatcagtgtgtggcagagaatgaacatggagcagtggagggATTCATAACCATTGCTGTGGAAC ATGCCCCACAGAATCTCTCAATTACTTCTCTTGATATGATTAACGCTTCATCGATCAATATAATtgaggggaattctgcagtgataatctgctctgtcgagagcttcccagcttctaacctgacGTGGCAAcatcttaatgtcccaatgaacaAAACCAGTTCCAACAATGAGTTGTGGTTGGTGATTCCTCACATTACTTCCAGGGACACTGGAgactatcagtgtgtggcagagaatgaacatggagcagtggagggATTTATAACCATCACTGTGGAAC GGCGAGATTCCAATGAATGGAAAGCAGGATTGCTTGGAGCTGGAATCTGTTTGAgtgttggactgagtggattCTTCATCttcatgtgtgtgagaaa agggagcagcacaggaagaggtcattcagcccaagcagAGCGTATGGGCAGTTCCCCCCCAGGCGAGCAGTCGGACAGGTACTGG AAGAAAGATGAGAAGGATCTGGAAATGAAATCTATCCGCGGACTCAATCCTGATACAGATGATGATCTTTACGCAAACTGTGATTTTGCCGAGTATTCTGTTTATGGGAATTTATAA
- the LOC121274119 gene encoding myelin-associated glycoprotein-like isoform X1, giving the protein MGEVGLILIFISLLQGVTSEGWSMKALPRRAISSSCVVILCSFDFPSHSYTALHGAWFKYWYRWKYTIAYTKDPNYAMATFVGRAKIIGDLERKNCSLRIDSLRAEDSDVYYFYVDAEGYIDHTFTEPVQLQILDAPDKPVIVLLKDLQEGTPAHIICKCLYTCPDNHPNLTWSELLTSSVSTITENGGDVSALLTFNPSFKHHGRTLRCTCDYPQTSHRVVNSVTLSVKYSPHNTSVSMTLEKGKVISLSCSSDGNPAVHNFTWFKTCQGKVTNLALAGQTITVPYGFEEEISYYCEATSILGSSQSLPIRIPTEYTPQNLSITSLDMINASWINIIEGNSAVIVCYVESFPASNLTWRHLNVPMNRTSSNNELWLVIPHVTSRDTGDYQCVAENEHGAVEGFITIAVEHAPQNLSITSLDMINASSINIIEGNSAVIICSVESFPASNLTWQHLNVPMNKTSSNNELWLVIPHITSRDTGDYQCVAENEHGAVEGFITITVERRDSNEWKAGLLGAGICLSVGLSGFFIFMCVRKGSSTGRGHSAQAERMGSSPPGEQSDRYWKRGEGKAGIKSNHCVDEYRGPVYENCERGWALRNQKKDEKDLEMKSIRGLNPDTDDDLYANCDFAEYSVYGNL; this is encoded by the exons ATGGGAGAGGTCGGTCTGATATTGATCTTCATCAGCTTGCTGCAAG GAGTGACGTCAGAGGGATGGTCTATGAAGGCGCTGCCTCGGAGGGCCATCAGCAGCTCTTGTGTGGTTATTCTGTGTAGCTTTGACTTTCCTTCCCACTCTTACACAGCACTGCACGGAGCTTGGTTTAAATATTGGTATAGATGGAAATATACCATCGCATACACCAAAGATCCCAATTATGCGATGGCCACATTCGTGGGACGTGCTAAAATAATCGGCGATTTGGAAAGGAAGAATTGTTCGTTGAGGATTGACAGTCTCAGAGCTGAAGACAGTGATGTGTATTACTTTTACGTGGATGCGGAGGGCTACATAGATCACACTTTTACAGAACCAGTCCAACTCCAGATTCTTG ATGCTCCAGATAAGCCAGTTATCGTGCTCCTGAAGGATTTACAGGAGGGGACTCCTGCACATATCATCTGTAAATGCCTCTACACCTGCCCTGATAACCACCCCAATCTAACCTGGAGTGAATTGCTGACTTCCTCGGTCAGCACCATCACAGAGAATGGTGGTGATGTTTCCGCTCTACTGACCTTTAACCCTTCGTTCAAGCATCATGGACGAACTCTCCGCTGTACGTGTGACTACCCTCAAACCAGCCATCGAGTGGTCAACTCAGTTACTCTGAGCGTAAAGT ATTCTCCTCACAACACGTCTGTCAGCATGACACTGGAAAAAGGAAAGGTGATTTCTCTAAGTTGTTCCAGCGACGGGAATCCAGCAGTCCACAATTTCACCTGGTTTAAGACCTGCCAAGGAAAGGTGACGAATCTGGCGCTCGCTGGTCAAACTATTACGGTTCCTTATGGATTTGAAGAGGAAATCTCCTACTACTGTGAAGCAACAAGTATCCTGGGCAGTTCCCAGTCTCTGCCCATTAGAATTCCCACTGAAT ACACACCACAGAATCTCTCAATTACTTCTCTTGATATGATTAACGCTTCATGGATCAATATAATtgaggggaattctgcagtgatcgTCTGCTATGTCGAGAGCTTCCCAGCTTCTAATCTGACGTGGCGAcatcttaatgtcccaatgaacagaacaagttccaacaatgagctgtggttggtgattcctcacgttacatccagggacactggagactatcagtgtgtggcagagaatgaacatggagcagtggagggATTCATAACCATTGCTGTGGAAC ATGCCCCACAGAATCTCTCAATTACTTCTCTTGATATGATTAACGCTTCATCGATCAATATAATtgaggggaattctgcagtgataatctgctctgtcgagagcttcccagcttctaacctgacGTGGCAAcatcttaatgtcccaatgaacaAAACCAGTTCCAACAATGAGTTGTGGTTGGTGATTCCTCACATTACTTCCAGGGACACTGGAgactatcagtgtgtggcagagaatgaacatggagcagtggagggATTTATAACCATCACTGTGGAAC GGCGAGATTCCAATGAATGGAAAGCAGGATTGCTTGGAGCTGGAATCTGTTTGAgtgttggactgagtggattCTTCATCttcatgtgtgtgagaaa agggagcagcacaggaagaggtcattcagcccaagcagAGCGTATGGGCAGTTCCCCCCCAGGCGAGCAGTCGGACAGGTACTGG AAGAGAGGCGAGGGGAAAGCAGGAATCAAATCGAACCATTGTGTTGATGAATATCGAGGTCCTGTTTATGAAAACTGTGAGCGTGGTtgggctttgaggaatcag AAGAAAGATGAGAAGGATCTGGAAATGAAATCTATCCGCGGACTCAATCCTGATACAGATGATGATCTTTACGCAAACTGTGATTTTGCCGAGTATTCTGTTTATGGGAATTTATAA